In one window of Streptomyces roseofulvus DNA:
- a CDS encoding ricin-type beta-trefoil lectin domain protein, translated as MTRTRYRLRWPIAAVAAAAAALGSLTAAPAGAADTGTRAAVASVPLPPELEAIRAAEATKIYGSPEERPLDQRRTGLISLGDSEISGEGVGSYESPTNGPTNWCHRSPDAAIHRTGIPADLTFNVSCSGAYTGNIRIGGSKQYADELVQSDNLAVKARNTRIKMVLLVAGANDDLQFGPVMTDCVTRYVLSQGTCEPKYAPGWQARVDALVPKVEQTVRDLRTVMRDAGYADGDYKLVVMGYPSPIGPDFHDNPNFPGKLSCGGMGYDSDTKWGRNVAVPAFERGMRKVAASTGAVYLDNSRLFHGHEVCMEDTWARGLYIDLSKPGGIDENSTRQSFHPNKSGHAAFASCLTQLYGSGLREASCADVNSSGTPTLFPLAWDDVYKPLRNEATGNCLDVNASESANGTAVLGWDCHGGRNQGWWYDSARKTVHTELTQDRCLDVPGAAYQAGKALIVWNCSGAANQRFVRDGATIRPAAATGLCLTQGAAKEPVRLQTCNGSANQRFA; from the coding sequence ATGACGCGCACCAGGTACAGACTCCGGTGGCCCATCGCCGCCGTCGCCGCGGCCGCCGCCGCCCTCGGCTCCCTGACCGCCGCCCCCGCCGGAGCGGCCGACACCGGTACGAGGGCCGCCGTCGCCTCCGTACCCCTGCCGCCCGAACTGGAGGCGATCCGGGCCGCCGAGGCCACGAAGATCTACGGCAGCCCCGAGGAACGCCCCCTCGACCAGCGCAGGACCGGCCTGATCTCGCTCGGCGACAGCGAGATCTCCGGCGAGGGCGTCGGCAGCTACGAGTCGCCCACCAACGGCCCCACCAACTGGTGCCACCGCTCGCCCGACGCGGCCATCCACCGCACCGGGATCCCCGCCGACCTCACCTTCAACGTCTCCTGCTCCGGCGCCTACACCGGCAACATCCGGATCGGCGGGAGCAAGCAGTACGCGGACGAGCTGGTCCAGAGCGACAACCTCGCCGTCAAGGCCCGCAACACCCGCATCAAGATGGTGCTGCTCGTCGCCGGCGCCAACGACGACCTCCAGTTCGGCCCCGTCATGACCGACTGCGTCACCCGGTACGTGCTCAGCCAGGGCACCTGCGAGCCGAAGTACGCCCCCGGCTGGCAGGCCCGCGTCGACGCCCTCGTGCCCAAGGTCGAGCAGACCGTCCGCGACCTCAGGACCGTCATGCGGGACGCCGGGTACGCCGACGGCGACTACAAGCTCGTCGTCATGGGCTACCCCAGCCCCATCGGCCCCGACTTCCACGACAACCCGAACTTCCCCGGCAAGCTGAGCTGCGGCGGCATGGGCTACGACTCCGACACCAAGTGGGGCCGGAACGTCGCCGTGCCCGCCTTCGAGCGCGGCATGCGCAAGGTCGCCGCCTCCACCGGCGCCGTCTACCTCGACAACTCGCGGCTCTTCCACGGCCACGAGGTCTGCATGGAGGACACCTGGGCCCGGGGCCTCTACATCGACCTCTCCAAGCCCGGCGGCATCGACGAGAACTCCACCCGCCAGTCCTTCCACCCCAACAAGAGCGGCCACGCCGCCTTCGCCTCCTGCCTGACCCAGCTCTACGGCTCGGGCCTGCGCGAGGCGAGCTGCGCCGACGTGAACTCCTCCGGCACCCCGACGCTCTTCCCGCTCGCCTGGGACGACGTCTACAAGCCGCTGCGGAACGAGGCGACCGGCAACTGCCTCGACGTGAACGCCTCCGAGTCCGCCAACGGCACCGCCGTCCTCGGCTGGGACTGCCACGGCGGCCGCAACCAGGGCTGGTGGTACGACTCCGCCCGGAAGACCGTCCACACCGAACTCACCCAGGACCGCTGCCTGGACGTGCCCGGAGCCGCCTACCAGGCCGGCAAGGCGCTCATCGTCTGGAACTGCTCCGGCGCCGCCAACCAGAGGTTCGTCCGCGACGGTGCCACGATCCGGCCCGCCGCCGCGACCGGCCTCTGCCTGACGCAGGGGGCGGCGAAGGAGCCGGTCCGGCTCCAGACCTGCAACGGCTCCGCGAACCAGAGGTTCGCTTAG
- a CDS encoding lipoprotein, with product MPARAPFLRTALLAAALLTACGTTPEPAAAPAAAATSPTPTPSPKSVVSVGGPGTACALPVSFSLAEDWRPEAIENPEDPEFAALTRQGPAIVRCEVDAKRAGNIGFIRVWTAKGPARPALEGFVRAAKKTSDVVYRDTRAGGVPAVEVTYTFHNEVLGESKEERAFAVATPKGAVILHLGGLDTEEHREMLPAYELAKSSLTLS from the coding sequence ATGCCGGCCAGAGCCCCCTTCCTCCGTACCGCCCTGCTCGCGGCGGCCCTGCTGACCGCCTGCGGTACGACCCCGGAGCCGGCCGCCGCGCCGGCGGCCGCGGCGACGTCGCCCACGCCGACGCCGTCGCCGAAGTCCGTGGTGTCCGTCGGCGGCCCCGGCACCGCCTGCGCGCTTCCCGTCTCCTTCTCGCTCGCCGAGGACTGGCGGCCGGAGGCGATCGAGAACCCCGAGGATCCGGAGTTCGCCGCGCTGACCCGCCAGGGGCCGGCGATCGTGCGCTGCGAGGTCGACGCCAAGCGTGCCGGGAACATCGGCTTCATCCGGGTCTGGACGGCGAAGGGTCCGGCCCGTCCGGCCCTCGAAGGCTTCGTGCGGGCCGCGAAGAAGACCTCGGACGTCGTCTACCGGGACACCCGGGCCGGCGGCGTGCCGGCGGTGGAGGTCACGTACACCTTCCACAACGAGGTGCTGGGCGAGAGCAAGGAGGAGCGGGCCTTCGCGGTCGCCACGCCGAAGGGGGCGGTCATCCTCCACCTCGGCGGCCTGGACACGGAGGAGCACCGCGAGATGCTTCCGGCCTACGAGCTGGCGAAGTCGAGCCTCACCCTCTCCTGA
- a CDS encoding HAD family acid phosphatase, producing the protein MPSTRTTATATAVLGLTALLLVGPAPAASAADPDGHHTSAAAVEGVDYTTWRRDVAAVVAEARPYIEARAGDAGTQRQAIVLDIDNSSLETDFHPFWELPTPAIPEIRSLVRDAHARGVKVFFVTARPGIIHSLTEWNLKQVGYPVDGLYVRSLPDLFAEVSAYKTEKRAEIEAMGYTIIANIGNNTTDIVGGHAERAFKLPDYGKLS; encoded by the coding sequence ATGCCCTCCACCCGGACCACCGCGACGGCCACCGCCGTCCTCGGCCTGACGGCCCTCCTCCTCGTCGGGCCCGCGCCCGCCGCCTCCGCCGCCGATCCCGACGGCCACCACACCTCCGCCGCCGCGGTCGAGGGGGTGGACTACACGACCTGGCGCCGGGACGTCGCCGCCGTCGTCGCCGAGGCGCGGCCCTACATCGAGGCGCGGGCCGGGGACGCAGGCACCCAGCGGCAGGCGATCGTCCTCGACATCGACAACAGCTCCCTGGAGACGGACTTCCACCCGTTCTGGGAGCTGCCCACCCCGGCCATCCCCGAGATCCGCTCCCTGGTCAGGGACGCGCACGCCCGCGGGGTGAAGGTCTTCTTCGTGACCGCCCGCCCCGGGATCATCCACTCCCTCACCGAGTGGAACCTGAAGCAGGTCGGCTACCCGGTGGACGGGCTGTACGTGCGCTCGCTGCCCGACCTGTTCGCCGAGGTCAGCGCCTACAAGACGGAGAAGCGCGCCGAGATCGAGGCCATGGGCTACACGATCATCGCGAACATCGGGAACAACACGACCGACATCGTCGGCGGTCACGCCGAGCGCGCCTTCAAGCTGCCGGACTACGGCAAGCTCTCGTAG
- a CDS encoding ATP-binding SpoIIE family protein phosphatase gives MTEHPTSHEGRQPLADRPQEQTRPRQEAAPAGLPSDIPAQPSAQVPQAAQVPEPPGQPAPPTQPPQPAGPAAPAVAVAVSPGAAPAGRREGDRLRFVGAATRRIARGLDLDEIVLGLCRATVPAFSDEILVYLRDPLPVGDERPVAPFVLRLRRTDRLRLTPDLEGDELVLVPDPDPTPAAELCEVRSGSALSEVLRGVRPVFGDSAAARAALGELLGPDHPLPRGLRAILAPLRGRRRVIGAAVLLRRPEQPAFEPDDLLVGAQLATHTALGIDKAVLYGREAYIADELQRTMLPDSLPQPTGVKLASRYLPAAETARVGGDWYDAIPLPGSRVALVVGDVMGHSMTSAAIMGQLRTTAQTLAGLDLPPQEVLHHLDEQAQRLGENRMATCMYAVYDPVSHRITVANAGHPPPILLHLDGRAEVLRVPAGAPIGVGGVDFESVELDAPAGATLLLYTDGLVESRLRDVWTGIEQLRERLAAAAQLTGRDHAPPLEALCDDVLDMLGPGDRDDDIALLAARFDGIAPSDVAYWFLEPEDAAPGRARRLARRALARWDLEELTDSVELLISEVVTNAVRYAERPVTLRLLKTDVLRCEVGDDSPQLPRQRRARETDEGGRGLFLVNRLARRWGATRLSGGKVVWFELATR, from the coding sequence GTGACGGAGCATCCCACCTCCCACGAAGGCCGGCAGCCCCTGGCCGACCGGCCCCAGGAACAGACGCGGCCCCGCCAGGAGGCCGCGCCCGCCGGCCTGCCCTCCGACATCCCCGCGCAGCCCTCGGCACAGGTGCCCCAGGCCGCTCAGGTACCCGAGCCGCCCGGACAGCCGGCGCCCCCGACCCAGCCGCCCCAGCCGGCCGGCCCCGCCGCGCCCGCCGTCGCCGTCGCCGTCTCCCCCGGCGCGGCCCCGGCCGGCCGGCGCGAGGGCGACCGGCTGCGGTTCGTCGGCGCCGCGACCCGGCGGATCGCCCGCGGCCTCGACCTGGACGAGATCGTCCTCGGACTGTGCCGGGCCACCGTGCCGGCCTTCTCCGACGAGATCCTCGTCTACCTCCGCGACCCGCTGCCGGTGGGCGACGAACGGCCCGTGGCGCCCTTCGTGCTGCGGCTGCGCCGCACCGACCGGCTGCGGTTAACCCCCGACCTGGAGGGCGACGAGCTCGTCCTCGTACCCGACCCCGACCCGACCCCGGCCGCCGAACTGTGCGAGGTGCGCTCCGGCAGCGCCCTCTCCGAGGTGCTCCGCGGGGTCCGGCCGGTCTTCGGCGACTCCGCCGCCGCCCGGGCCGCCCTCGGCGAGCTCCTCGGCCCGGACCATCCGCTCCCCCGCGGCCTGCGGGCGATACTGGCGCCGCTGCGCGGCCGCCGGCGGGTGATCGGCGCCGCCGTCCTGCTGCGCCGCCCCGAGCAGCCGGCCTTCGAGCCGGACGACCTGCTCGTCGGCGCCCAGCTGGCCACCCACACCGCGCTCGGCATCGACAAGGCGGTGCTGTACGGCCGGGAGGCGTACATCGCGGACGAGCTCCAGCGCACGATGCTGCCGGACTCGCTGCCCCAGCCGACCGGCGTCAAGCTCGCCTCCCGCTACCTCCCGGCGGCCGAGACCGCCCGGGTCGGCGGCGACTGGTACGACGCGATCCCGCTGCCCGGCAGCCGGGTCGCGCTGGTCGTCGGCGACGTCATGGGCCACTCGATGACCTCGGCCGCGATCATGGGCCAGCTGCGCACCACCGCGCAGACCCTGGCCGGGCTCGACCTGCCGCCGCAGGAGGTGCTGCACCACCTCGACGAGCAGGCCCAGCGGCTCGGCGAGAACCGGATGGCGACCTGCATGTACGCGGTCTACGACCCGGTCTCGCACCGGATCACGGTCGCCAACGCCGGGCATCCGCCGCCGATACTGCTCCACCTGGACGGCCGCGCCGAGGTGCTGCGGGTGCCCGCGGGCGCCCCGATCGGGGTCGGCGGCGTGGACTTCGAGTCGGTCGAGCTGGACGCCCCGGCGGGCGCGACGCTGCTGCTGTACACGGACGGCCTGGTGGAGTCCCGGCTGCGGGACGTGTGGACCGGGATCGAGCAGCTGCGGGAGCGGCTCGCGGCGGCGGCCCAGCTGACCGGGCGGGACCACGCGCCTCCCCTGGAGGCGCTCTGCGACGACGTCCTCGACATGCTGGGTCCGGGTGACCGGGACGACGACATCGCGCTGCTCGCCGCCCGGTTCGACGGGATCGCGCCGAGCGACGTGGCGTACTGGTTCCTGGAGCCGGAGGACGCGGCCCCGGGCCGGGCCCGCCGGCTGGCCCGCCGGGCGCTCGCCCGCTGGGACCTGGAGGAGCTGACGGACTCCGTCGAGCTGCTGATCAGCGAGGTGGTGACCAACGCGGTGCGGTACGCGGAGCGGCCGGTGACCCTGCGGCTGCTCAAGACGGACGTGCTGCGCTGCGAGGTCGGCGACGACTCCCCGCAGCTGCCCCGGCAGCGGCGGGCCCGCGAGACGGACGAGGGCGGGCGCGGCCTGTTCCTGGTGAACCGGCTGGCGCGGCGGTGGGGGGCGACCCGGCTGTCCGGCGGCAAGGTCGTCTGGTTCGAGCTCGCGACCCGCTGA
- a CDS encoding DUF1707 SHOCT-like domain-containing protein, with protein sequence MPPAAPGYADPQGALRASDADRDRVADILAEALAQGRLDAEEHAERVEAVYRAKTVGELEPIVRDLPAADRGPSAARPQPAPAAYGPEDVEGNADQLLAVFSSTTRKGRWRVARRTNAFAIFGNIEIDLTEAIFAQPLTTINATSIFGNVEIRVPENISLRGSGTGVLGNFEVTTLEGVDPQAPLVVVNGYAVCGNVEARPKRGKWVVDLQSKIRKHLGH encoded by the coding sequence GTGCCTCCGGCCGCTCCCGGGTACGCGGATCCCCAGGGCGCGCTCCGGGCCTCGGACGCCGACCGGGACCGGGTCGCGGACATCCTCGCCGAGGCGCTGGCGCAGGGGCGGCTGGACGCGGAGGAGCACGCGGAGCGGGTCGAGGCGGTCTACCGGGCGAAGACCGTGGGCGAACTGGAGCCGATCGTGCGGGACCTGCCGGCCGCGGACCGGGGTCCGTCCGCCGCGCGGCCGCAGCCGGCCCCGGCGGCGTACGGCCCGGAGGACGTGGAGGGGAACGCGGACCAGTTGCTCGCGGTCTTCTCCAGCACCACCCGCAAGGGCCGCTGGCGGGTCGCCCGCCGCACCAACGCCTTCGCGATCTTCGGGAACATCGAGATCGACCTGACCGAGGCGATCTTCGCCCAGCCGCTCACCACCATCAACGCCACCTCGATCTTCGGGAACGTGGAGATCCGCGTCCCGGAGAACATCAGCCTGCGCGGCTCCGGCACCGGCGTCCTCGGGAACTTCGAGGTCACCACCCTGGAAGGGGTGGACCCCCAGGCACCGCTGGTGGTGGTCAACGGCTACGCGGTGTGCGGGAACGTGGAGGCGAGACCCAAGCGCGGCAAGTGGGTCGTCGACCTCCAGAGCAAGATCCGCAAGCACCTCGGGCACTGA
- a CDS encoding fumarate hydratase, whose translation MPEFAYSDLLPVGEDTTPYRLVTAEGVSTFEADGRTFLKVEPEALRKLAAEAIHDIQHYLRPAHLAQLRKIIDDPEASGNDKFVALDLLKNANIAAAGVLPMCQDTGTAIVMGKRGQNVLTSGRDEEALSKGVYDAYTKLNLRYSQMAPVTMWEEKNTGSNLPAQIELYATDGGAYKFLFMAKGGGSANKSFLYQETKAVLNEASMMKFLEEKIRSLGTAACPPYHLAIVVGGTSAEFALKTAKYASAHYLDELPTQGDAATGHGFRDKELEEKVFELTQKIGIGAQFGGKYFCHDVRVVRLPRHGASLPVAIAVSCSADRQAVAKITAEGVFLEQLETDPARFLPETTDEHLDADGDVVKIDLNQPMEQVLAELTKYPVKTRLSLTGPLVVARDIAHAKIKARLDAGEEMPQYMKDHPVYYAGPAKTPEGYASGSFGPTTAGRMDSYVEQFQAAGGSMVMLAKGNRSQQVTDACGTHGGFYLGSIGGPAARLAQDCIKKIEVLDNEEDGMEAVWKIEVEDFPAFVVVDDKGNDFFQNPAPEPTFTHIPVRQGSQLS comes from the coding sequence ATGCCAGAGTTTGCGTACTCCGATCTGCTCCCCGTAGGCGAGGACACCACGCCCTACCGCCTGGTGACCGCCGAGGGCGTCTCGACCTTCGAGGCCGACGGCCGTACGTTCCTCAAGGTCGAGCCGGAGGCGCTGCGCAAGCTGGCCGCCGAGGCGATCCACGACATCCAGCACTACCTGCGCCCGGCCCACCTGGCCCAGCTGCGCAAGATCATCGACGACCCGGAGGCGTCGGGCAACGACAAGTTCGTCGCGCTCGACCTGCTCAAGAACGCGAACATCGCCGCCGCCGGCGTGCTCCCCATGTGCCAGGACACCGGCACCGCGATCGTCATGGGCAAGCGCGGCCAGAACGTGCTGACCTCCGGCCGCGACGAGGAGGCCCTGTCGAAGGGCGTCTACGACGCGTACACCAAGCTGAACCTGCGCTACTCGCAGATGGCTCCGGTGACCATGTGGGAGGAGAAGAACACCGGCTCGAACCTGCCCGCGCAGATCGAGCTGTACGCGACCGACGGCGGCGCGTACAAGTTCCTCTTCATGGCCAAGGGCGGCGGCTCGGCCAACAAGTCCTTCCTCTACCAGGAGACGAAGGCCGTCCTCAACGAGGCGTCCATGATGAAGTTCCTGGAGGAGAAGATCCGTTCGCTCGGCACGGCGGCCTGCCCGCCGTACCACCTGGCGATCGTGGTCGGCGGCACGTCCGCCGAGTTCGCGCTGAAGACCGCGAAGTACGCCTCCGCGCACTACCTGGACGAACTGCCCACCCAGGGCGACGCCGCCACCGGCCACGGCTTCCGGGACAAGGAGCTGGAGGAGAAGGTCTTCGAGCTGACGCAGAAGATCGGCATCGGCGCGCAGTTCGGCGGCAAGTACTTCTGCCACGACGTGCGCGTGGTCCGCCTCCCCCGCCACGGCGCCTCGCTGCCCGTCGCGATCGCCGTCTCCTGCTCGGCCGACCGCCAGGCCGTCGCGAAGATCACGGCCGAGGGCGTCTTCCTGGAGCAGCTGGAGACCGACCCGGCGCGCTTCCTGCCGGAGACCACGGACGAGCACCTGGACGCCGACGGCGACGTCGTGAAGATCGACCTGAACCAGCCGATGGAGCAGGTCCTGGCCGAGCTGACCAAGTACCCGGTCAAGACCCGCCTCTCCCTCACCGGCCCGCTGGTCGTGGCGCGCGACATCGCGCACGCCAAGATCAAGGCGCGGCTCGACGCCGGCGAGGAGATGCCGCAGTACATGAAGGACCACCCGGTCTACTACGCGGGCCCGGCGAAGACCCCCGAGGGGTACGCCTCCGGCTCCTTCGGCCCGACCACGGCCGGCCGGATGGACTCGTACGTGGAGCAGTTCCAGGCGGCCGGCGGCTCGATGGTGATGCTGGCCAAGGGCAACCGCTCGCAGCAGGTCACCGACGCCTGCGGCACGCACGGCGGCTTCTACCTCGGCTCCATCGGCGGCCCGGCCGCCCGTCTCGCCCAGGACTGCATCAAGAAGATCGAGGTCCTGGACAACGAGGAGGACGGCATGGAGGCCGTCTGGAAGATCGAGGTCGAGGACTTCCCGGCCTTCGTCGTCGTCGACGACAAGGGCAACGACTTCTTCCAGAACCCGGCCCCGGAGCCGACGTTCACGCACATCCCGGTGCGCCAGGGCTCCCAGCTCTCGTAA
- a CDS encoding WhiB family transcriptional regulator has translation MLQLPHQPLQVAPVPPQRAPARADEEGPWHAEAVCRRDEAGLFFAPSKEPTAARLAREEAAKRVCARCPVMVDCREHALLQPEPYGVWGGLTAAERRVVLARRRRREVELRKAAAADRIAQAG, from the coding sequence GTGCTGCAACTGCCGCATCAGCCCCTCCAGGTAGCCCCCGTGCCGCCCCAGCGCGCCCCCGCGCGGGCGGACGAGGAGGGGCCCTGGCACGCGGAGGCGGTGTGCCGCCGGGACGAGGCCGGCCTCTTCTTCGCCCCCTCCAAGGAGCCGACCGCCGCGCGACTCGCCCGCGAGGAGGCGGCCAAGCGCGTCTGCGCCCGCTGCCCCGTGATGGTCGACTGCCGGGAGCACGCGCTGCTCCAGCCGGAGCCGTACGGCGTGTGGGGCGGGCTCACCGCCGCCGAGCGCCGGGTGGTGCTGGCCCGCCGCCGGCGCCGCGAGGTGGAGCTCCGCAAGGCGGCCGCGGCCGACCGGATCGCGCAGGCCGGCTGA
- a CDS encoding dirigent protein: MTGSYRRIGALGAATVAAVAFASAAPVAAAPAVDGFEFTLYSKEVPADESGDETGRAPEVGDSFAFADVLSRTKGGESVGRDGVTCTVVRAGNPADLLCVGTFVLNGGPGGQLTGQNLTSFDPSNEAPAAFDIAVTGGTGDFKDARGYIRSTPDGDYAKLEFHITR; the protein is encoded by the coding sequence ATGACTGGGAGCTACAGGAGGATCGGCGCCCTCGGCGCCGCGACCGTGGCCGCCGTCGCCTTCGCGTCCGCCGCACCGGTCGCCGCCGCACCCGCCGTCGACGGCTTCGAGTTCACCCTCTACTCCAAAGAGGTCCCGGCGGACGAGAGCGGTGACGAGACCGGCCGGGCCCCCGAGGTCGGGGACTCCTTCGCCTTCGCCGACGTCCTCTCGCGCACCAAGGGCGGCGAGTCGGTCGGCCGGGACGGCGTCACGTGCACCGTGGTGCGCGCCGGAAACCCGGCCGACCTGCTCTGCGTCGGCACCTTCGTCCTGAACGGCGGCCCGGGCGGCCAGCTCACCGGGCAGAACCTGACCTCCTTCGACCCCTCGAACGAGGCCCCCGCCGCCTTCGACATCGCGGTCACCGGCGGCACCGGCGACTTCAAGGACGCCCGCGGCTACATCCGCTCCACTCCCGACGGGGACTATGCGAAGCTGGAGTTCCACATCACCCGGTAG
- the fomD gene encoding cytidylyl-2-hydroxypropylphosphonate hydrolase, which yields MTGADGSGDIQHWAPGEHILWRYRGIGTDEVHICRPVTVVRDTPDLLAVWMAPGTECVRPVLADGTSVHDEPLATRYTAPRTTERARWSGSGVLKLARPGDPWSVWLFWERGWRFRSWYVNLEEPRRRWAGGVDSEDHFLDISVYPDRSWLWRDEDEFAQAQRAGLMGAEQAERVRAAGAAAVALVESWGTPFRDGWEEWRPDPAWTVPALPVDWDRTPAHTAP from the coding sequence ATGACAGGAGCGGACGGGTCGGGCGACATCCAGCACTGGGCGCCGGGGGAGCACATCCTCTGGCGCTACCGCGGCATCGGCACCGACGAGGTGCACATCTGCCGGCCGGTGACCGTGGTCCGCGACACCCCCGACCTGCTCGCCGTGTGGATGGCGCCCGGCACCGAGTGCGTCCGGCCGGTCCTCGCCGACGGCACCTCCGTGCACGACGAGCCGCTCGCCACCCGCTACACCGCGCCCCGCACCACCGAGCGCGCCCGCTGGTCCGGCAGCGGCGTGCTCAAGCTCGCCCGCCCCGGCGACCCGTGGTCGGTCTGGCTGTTCTGGGAGCGCGGCTGGCGCTTCCGCAGCTGGTACGTGAACCTGGAGGAGCCGCGCCGCCGCTGGGCCGGCGGCGTCGACTCCGAGGACCACTTCCTCGACATCTCCGTCTACCCCGACCGCAGCTGGCTGTGGCGGGACGAGGACGAGTTCGCCCAGGCCCAGCGGGCCGGGCTGATGGGTGCCGAGCAGGCCGAGCGGGTACGGGCCGCGGGCGCGGCCGCCGTGGCGCTCGTCGAGAGCTGGGGCACCCCCTTCCGGGACGGCTGGGAGGAGTGGCGGCCCGATCCCGCCTGGACCGTCCCCGCCCTGCCCGTGGACTGGGATCGCACTCCGGCGCACACGGCGCCATGA
- a CDS encoding class II fumarate hydratase: MNDTEGYRVEHDSMGEVRVPAHAKWRAQTQRAVENFPVSGQRLERAHIEALARIKAAAATVNAELGVIDRDRAEAIAAAAEEVAEGRWDDHFPVDVFQTGSGTSSNMNTNEVLATLAGERLPADRAVHPNDHVNASQSSNDVFPSSIHIAATAAVTRDLIPALDHLAAALERKSAEFATVVKSGRTHLMDATPVTLGQEFGGYAAQVRYGVERLRASLPRLAELPLGGTAVGTGINTPPGFSAAVIAELARATGLPFTEARDHFEAQGARDALVETSGQLRTVAVSLTKIANDLRWMASGPRTGLAEINLPDLQPGSSIMPGKVNPVIPEAVLMVAAQVTGNDTTVAVAGAAGNFELNVMLPVMAKNLLESVRLLANASRLLADRTVDGITANAERAREYAESSPSVVTPLNKYIGYEEAAKVAKRSLAERKTIREVVLEAGYVDRGDLTLAQLDEALDVLRMTRP, translated from the coding sequence ATGAACGACACCGAGGGCTACCGCGTCGAGCACGACTCGATGGGCGAGGTGCGGGTCCCCGCCCACGCCAAGTGGCGGGCCCAGACCCAGCGGGCCGTGGAGAACTTCCCCGTCTCCGGGCAGCGCCTGGAGCGCGCCCACATCGAGGCGCTGGCCCGGATCAAGGCCGCCGCCGCCACGGTCAACGCCGAGCTCGGCGTGATCGACCGGGACCGGGCGGAGGCGATCGCCGCCGCGGCCGAGGAGGTCGCGGAGGGCCGCTGGGACGACCACTTCCCGGTCGACGTCTTCCAGACCGGCTCCGGCACCTCCTCGAACATGAACACCAACGAGGTGCTGGCCACCCTGGCCGGCGAGCGGCTGCCGGCCGACCGGGCCGTCCACCCCAACGACCACGTGAACGCCTCGCAGTCGTCCAACGACGTCTTCCCCTCCTCCATCCACATCGCCGCCACCGCCGCCGTCACCCGCGACCTGATCCCGGCCCTCGACCATCTGGCCGCCGCGCTGGAGCGAAAATCAGCCGAATTCGCGACGGTGGTGAAGTCCGGCCGCACCCATCTCATGGACGCCACCCCGGTCACCCTGGGCCAGGAGTTCGGCGGCTACGCGGCCCAGGTCAGGTACGGGGTCGAACGGCTCCGCGCCTCCCTCCCCCGGCTCGCCGAACTCCCCCTCGGCGGTACCGCGGTGGGCACCGGCATCAACACCCCGCCCGGCTTCTCCGCCGCCGTCATCGCCGAGCTCGCCCGCGCCACCGGGCTGCCCTTCACCGAGGCCCGCGACCACTTCGAGGCCCAGGGCGCCCGGGACGCCCTGGTGGAGACCTCCGGCCAGCTCAGGACCGTCGCCGTCTCCCTCACCAAGATCGCCAACGATCTGCGCTGGATGGCCAGCGGCCCGCGCACCGGACTGGCCGAGATCAACCTCCCCGACCTCCAGCCCGGCTCCTCGATCATGCCCGGCAAGGTCAACCCGGTGATCCCGGAGGCGGTCCTCATGGTCGCCGCCCAGGTCACCGGCAACGACACCACCGTCGCGGTGGCCGGCGCGGCCGGCAACTTCGAGCTCAACGTGATGCTCCCGGTGATGGCCAAGAACCTGCTGGAGTCCGTACGGCTCCTGGCCAACGCCTCCCGGCTCCTCGCCGACCGCACCGTCGACGGCATCACCGCCAACGCCGAGCGCGCCCGCGAGTACGCCGAGTCCTCCCCCTCCGTCGTCACCCCGCTGAACAAGTACATCGGCTACGAGGAGGCCGCCAAGGTCGCCAAGCGCTCCCTCGCCGAGCGCAAGACCATCCGCGAGGTCGTCCTGGAGGCCGGTTACGTGGACCGCGGCGACCTCACGCTCGCACAGCTCGACGAGGCCCTCGACGTGCTGCGCATGACCCGGCCGTGA